GCCATCAGCGTTTGGGTATACAATAAGGCCGTGATAAACAGGCAATACCGGTACATGCCTTTCAAGGGAATTCGTTTCCTGTAAATTACTGATAAATTGTTTAATGCTTTGCGCATGTTATTGCGGTGATATTTTCCTTACCCTGTAATTCCCGGAGTCTCCTACATATATATTGCCCTGCGCATCTACCACCACTGTGCTGGGGTCACTAAACCTGGCCTGTAATGCAGGGCCATCCGCATAACCTTGTGTGCTGCCGGCAATGGTGCTAACCGTGCCATCCGGTGTTATTTTCCGGATGCGGTGATTGCCTGCATCTGCTACATATACATTGCCCTGTGCATCTGCGGCAACTCCGCGGGGGCCGGAAAACCTGGCTGCTGCACCAACACCATCCTGGTAACCACTATTGCCACCGGCTAATGTAGTCACTACTCCGGCCGGTGTTATTTTCCGGATGCGGTCATTGCCATAATCGGCCACATATACATTTCCCTGTAGGTCCACTGCTACACCAAATGGTGTGCGGAACCTGGCGGCAGCTCCATTTCCATCAGCATTGCCAACGGTGCCATTACCGGCTATGGTGCTTACGCCACCGGCAGGAGGGATCATGCGTATACAGTTATTATCCATGTCCGCTACGTAAAGGATACCTTGTGTATTGATGGCTACTGACATAGGCCTGGCGAATTGGGCAGTAGTGCCGGTGCCATCTGTATATCCGGAAACGCCGGTGCCTGCTCTTGTGCTTACATTGCCGGCTGCTGCAATATAACGGATACGGTGATTGACCACATCTGCCACATATACCCCGGCAGATGTACCAGAGCCGGTTGCTGCTACGCCTAATGGATTATAGAATTGCGCTACGTTCTGTAAACCATCGGAAAAACCTGCAGTACCACTGCCTGCCATTGTACTTACTGCACCGGCAGATATTCTGCGGATGCGGTTATTATCTCCATCTCCTAAAATGATACTGCCGGAATAATCTATAGCAAGGCCCCAGACTGTACGGAACTGAGCTGTAAGCGCAGCACCATCTACATAACCCCGTGTACCGCTTCCTGCCACTGTGCTTACCACCAGGTTAGAACTGGGAGCATCTACATAGGTAAATACCGGGCCATCTGCTTCTTTGTTATGCACTTTTACATGTACAATTCCGGTGCCGGTCCTACTGTTCACGGTAACCATTAATACGGTGCTGGTGGAGGGGGAATCTACCTGAACAGGTACGCCGTTGATAGTTACGGTATGAAGGGAGGGTCTTAGGGAAAACCCACTGCCGTACAATCGTATCTGCGTGCCCGTTGTGCCGGACTTTGGTGCTATGCTGTCTATCACCGGCTGGGCAGGTGGTTCATCAAAAACATTTTTCCTGGCGCAGGAAAACAAGATGCCTGCTAATAAAAAAAGAACGATGCGGTTCATAAAAAGTATTTAAACGATGTTATTTTCTTCTGATAGCTTTTTCATCACTCTTCGGGCTTTCTGTCTGCAACTGTTTTATGCTGATGGCATATACATACAATTGTTTACTGATCACCTGCCTGTCTATATAGCTCCCTTCCCTGGAAGGGATTTCAGCTATTTTTTTAAAGGCATTTGTAGTACGCCTGTAGATAACGTAACTGACCTGGCTGGCGTTCCCGTTGGCAAAGGGAGGGATGCTGATCTCAATCCCGGCTGTCAGGTTCCGGATATTGAAGTCTGCGGGCGGATATGCAGCCGCATCATTGGTGACGGTTACTTCAGCCAATGTGGAAAGGATGCTCTGATTGTTGGATGCATCGGCGGCTGCACATCCATACTGATAAATACCGGGGGTAGCAATCGTGTCTGTGAAATAGGTGCCGGGTATAAGTTTGTTGCTTAGTGCTGTGAAATATTTGTCTCCTTTTTTTCTTCTGTAGAGCATATAGCCAATAACAGAAGCGTCTGACTTTGTTACATCATTCCAGTACAGTTTAATACCCCCCGGTGTTGTTTTGGTGATCAGCCCTGCCGGGGCTGTTACTATCCTTGCTTTCTGCGGCTGCATGATCAGCAGGTCTGAAGTATCCCCTCTGTGAAGGTCCATATCCACTGCATTGATCGCATAAACATAACTGGTGCCGGCTTCCGTATTTTTGAGAGAGTCTATGTACACCGTATCTCTTATGGCTCCTGAGATCACCTGCATATTTACTTTTGAAGTACCGCGCAGCACATAGTAGGCAAAGATGTTCAATTCGCTGTTGGGCAGCCAGTGAAGTTTCACATCACCGGCAGGCGTGAAAGATGCGGTTACACCTTGCGGCGCCGGGATATTCCGGGGCTTTGCATTGGCCAGTATGGTTATACGGGCTGGTGTAACCGCTCCACTTTGCTTCAGGTTAAACAGGACAGGAGTTAGGGTATAGTGATATTGGACACCGGGTAATATTTTTCTATCTATATATGCAGTTGCGCCGGGAGGTAAAGTATCTGCGATGATATAATCCTCTGTGGCGGAACGGGATTTCATCACCTGTATGCCGGTAAAATAAGCTTTGGCAGGCAGGGGAGACCATCGCAGGAGGATCCCGCCGAGTGTATCCGTTGCCGTTAAACCGTTAACAGTTTCGGTATTTAAAAGGCTGAGTGCTAACAGGTGGATGGTATCAGAAGCCGGGCCTGTTCTGCCAAGCGTATCTTCAGCACGCAGGAAAAGCGAAAACATCTGGCCTGGTTTTGTGGCCGTACTGTAAGTAACAAACGTAGTATCTTTTCTTACATACACAGGAAGAATGGCACTTTCAGCATATTTCCCGTTCTTGTCTGAAGCCCTGAATATTTTCGCAGAAACGGCATGGATGCCCGCAGTATACCAGGTGGCCATCAGAACACTATCTGTGGCCATCTTTCTATATTGCCTGAACTGCTGGGCAGACGCACGCAGTTGCAGAAAACAAAACAGTATCCAGATGATTATCCTGTACATATTTCTTATTGTTATAGATCAGAAACAAGGGGCACCGGTTCCTCCTGCGCGGGCTTTGAACCGCACACCTTCTCTTTCAGAAAAACCAAAATCAAGGGAAGCGGCCCCGCATACTTTAAATGAGCCGCCAACACATCCATCCGTAATGGTCACTATTTCATTACATCCCGGTTTGCAATTCCCAACTCCGAGACGTGCAGAAAAACTTGCCTCACCAGAGGCTACTGCTCCGAAATACCATCCCTGCGTATCATTCCTACTGCCTTCCACCATATAACAGAGACCAGCTGAAAGGCCCACGCAGGCAATTTTTGCCACACATCCTTCTATACCTGCATCAAACTTGCCCCCGAATTTTATCTGGAAAGCCATTTCTTCCAGGTTCAGCAGGAGGTTGGCCCTGTATTCAGAGCTGCACCACAATTTGGCGCTGGCAACAAAAAGATCAAATTCAAAAGGGCGGTCTTTGGGAATGCCTAACTGTGCACCGGCATTCACATATACACCTGAAAAGCGTTCCCGCATAAAATCTTCCGGTGCATATTCAAAGTAGGGGGAAATAATACCTCCGCGGGTTTTAGGATTTTTCAGGCGGATGGCCATTGCCAGCTCGCCATGGTTATTAATAAGCCCCAGCAGTTTAACACCTATCCTGCAGCCAAGAAAAGCAAACTCATCATCAGGTTTGGCGCTGATCACCAATGCACCTTCTATTTTCTGAGACATCAGGCCCTGCAGGGGCGACATTTCTGTATTGATCTGTATGGTGAAGGTTTTATCAGGGCCATCAAAGATCACTTCCGCATGCGCTGTTTTCAGGTAAGAAGCTACTTCCACATCTCCATATCCTTTCAGTATGCCTGCACTGCTCACGGTAAGTCCGAGAGGATTCACGGCTACCAGGGGCCCTGTACCGGCAAAAGAAAGTTTCCCTCTTACATCTACCTGGAATCCTCCGTTAGCACCTCCTTCTTTATAGGCAAAGCCACCGCCAATACCATCCAGCGTAACAGGGCCTCCTATGGGAACGGGTGGCAGGTTGGTAAAGAAGTCTGCTTTCAATTGTGTACCGTTGGCACGTTTGAAATACTCAAATTTTATGGAACCATTCACAGGTGTGCCAGGTATCCGTAAAGATCCATTACCGGAGAATCCTTCATGGCTGAAGGCTACCAGCGCATCCGTCTGCACAACAGGCACATCCAGTTTTACGCCCAGCTTTTCTATGGACCAGGAAGGGCCGGATGCAGTTGGTTTTATTTTCAGATCTGCTACTTCAAATTTCAGGAAATCGAGATCGGCCTTGAATGTGCCCTGTATACCAATAAAGGGTGTATTGTCTGTTGTATTGATGTAAATATTGCCAATGGAAAAACCGAAAGGCCCGATAGTGGTAGAATAGTTAGCCGGTACCTGCAAGCTGAAATCACCATTGGTCATTATTTCAAATGAAGGAACTTTAAATGACTTGTTCACTATGTCAACATTCACTTTGAAATTGGCTTTGCCACCTACACGGTAGACATTACTGTTCCCCAATCTGCTGAAAGAGAGCGGGCTTCCATCTGTGTTGATGTTGGCAACAGATAAGATGTTGATGCCACTTTCCGGAATGGAGAAACTACCTCCGAACATACCATCTTTGGCGATAGACAGGTTGGTGAAATTGATGTTCGAAGTTCCTGAACGGGGGATGGTCAGCGAGAGGGTGCCACCCAGCTTAAATCCATCTTCGTTGAAAAGCAGGTTATTGATGGCTGCTTTCCAACCGGCTATTTCAAGGGAAGGAAGTTGTTCTGTT
This DNA window, taken from Chitinophaga niabensis, encodes the following:
- a CDS encoding IPT/TIG domain-containing protein; amino-acid sequence: MNRIVLFLLAGILFSCARKNVFDEPPAQPVIDSIAPKSGTTGTQIRLYGSGFSLRPSLHTVTINGVPVQVDSPSTSTVLMVTVNSRTGTGIVHVKVHNKEADGPVFTYVDAPSSNLVVSTVAGSGTRGYVDGAALTAQFRTVWGLAIDYSGSIILGDGDNNRIRRISAGAVSTMAGSGTAGFSDGLQNVAQFYNPLGVAATGSGTSAGVYVADVVNHRIRYIAAAGNVSTRAGTGVSGYTDGTGTTAQFARPMSVAINTQGILYVADMDNNCIRMIPPAGGVSTIAGNGTVGNADGNGAAARFRTPFGVAVDLQGNVYVADYGNDRIRKITPAGVVTTLAGGNSGYQDGVGAAARFSGPRGVAADAQGNVYVADAGNHRIRKITPDGTVSTIAGSTQGYADGPALQARFSDPSTVVVDAQGNIYVGDSGNYRVRKISPQ
- a CDS encoding fibronectin type III domain-containing protein, yielding MYRIIIWILFCFLQLRASAQQFRQYRKMATDSVLMATWYTAGIHAVSAKIFRASDKNGKYAESAILPVYVRKDTTFVTYSTATKPGQMFSLFLRAEDTLGRTGPASDTIHLLALSLLNTETVNGLTATDTLGGILLRWSPLPAKAYFTGIQVMKSRSATEDYIIADTLPPGATAYIDRKILPGVQYHYTLTPVLFNLKQSGAVTPARITILANAKPRNIPAPQGVTASFTPAGDVKLHWLPNSELNIFAYYVLRGTSKVNMQVISGAIRDTVYIDSLKNTEAGTSYVYAINAVDMDLHRGDTSDLLIMQPQKARIVTAPAGLITKTTPGGIKLYWNDVTKSDASVIGYMLYRRKKGDKYFTALSNKLIPGTYFTDTIATPGIYQYGCAAADASNNQSILSTLAEVTVTNDAAAYPPADFNIRNLTAGIEISIPPFANGNASQVSYVIYRRTTNAFKKIAEIPSREGSYIDRQVISKQLYVYAISIKQLQTESPKSDEKAIRRK